The DNA sequence TAGCTATATCATCACTGATAGAATCAGGAATCTTAAAAACATTGACAGCAGGCATTACTAAGTATTCAGCAAAAGCTCCTTGTACATTTACACCTATGCCTATGGTTTTTCTACAAAGATGGCGCTTACCTGCCCTACAATTACGACATTGTCCACATACAAGATGACCTTCACCAGATACTCTATCGCCAACATCTACACTTGTAACACCATTTCCTTTGGCTACAACTTCACCAGCAAACTCATGTCCAGTAATCATTGGTACAGGTATGGTAGCTTGAGACCATTTATCCCAATTATAAATATGTAAATCAGTGCCACAAATTGCTGTTTTTTTAATTTTAATTAAAACATCATTGTAGCCATATTCTGGTATAGGAGCATCATCAAACATCCAAATACCAGGTTCTTTTTTTAATTTAGCAAGTGCTTTCATAGTTTGATTCCTATTAACTATATAATACCTAATTCTTTGGCAGCTTTTGTAAAGCCATCAACAGCTTTATCGATTTGTTCAAAAGTATGGGCAGCAGACATTTGTGTTCTAATTCTAGCTTTACCCTTAGGTACCACTGGATATGAGAAAGCAATTACATATATACCATAATCTAGTAGCTTATCAGCAAATTCAGCTGCTTTTTTCTCATCATATATCATTACAGGAATAATAGGGTGTTCTCCTGGTATTAAATCAAAGCCTGCAGCAGTCATTTTTGATCTAAATCTCTGTTGATTTGCTTGTAATTGCTCTCTTAATTCATTTGAATTTTTAGTTATTTCTAAAGCTTTAATAGATGTTTTAGCTATTATAGGTGCTAAAGCATTTGAGAAAAGATATGGTCTAGAAAGATTTTTAAGTAAATCTACTACTTCTTTTTTAGCACAAATGTAGCCACCTGAAGCGCCACCTAATCCTTTGCCTAGAGTACCAGTTAGGATATCAACTCTACCCATAACATCACAATGTTCAATTGAACCTTTACCATTTTTACCTACAAACCCTGAAGCGTGAGAATCATCAACCATAACAATGGCATTATATTTATCGGCTAAGTCACAAATAGACTTTAGATCAGCAATAATACCATCCATTGAGAAGACACCATCTGTAGCAATCATTTTAAACCTTGCTCCAGCTTGATCAGCTTCTATAAGTTTTGATTCAAGGTCTTGCATATCATTATTGTTATATCTAAAACGCATCGCTTTGCATAATCTAACACCATCAATAATACTAGCATGATTAAGTGAATCACTTATAATAGCATCTTCTTTTGTAAGAAGTGTCTCAAAAAGCCCTGCATTGGCATCAAAACATGATGGATATAGGATTGTATCTTCAAACTCAAAGAACTCACTTAGTTCTTTTTCTAGTTGCTTATGCACAGAGTTTGTACCACAGATAAACCTAACTGATGCCATACCATAACCACATTCTTCAATATGGTTTTTTGCATAAGAAACTATTTCTGGATTATTTGCAAAGCCAAGATAGTTGTTTGCACAGAAGTTAATTAGTGTTTCACCATTTTCTAGATTAATTACAGGTTCTTGTGGAGTAGCTATTATTCTTTCGCTTTTATATGTGCCTGCTTCTTTTATTTCTAGTATTTTATTATTTACATTAGTATAGAAATTATTATTCATGATTAGTTTCCTCTCAAAAAATTAGAATTTAAAATATATTCGACTTTAGAATATTAGCTAATAAACATAAGTTTTAAAACAATTTAATGTCAAATTATATTGTCAATAAATGTTATTTTCTTTTTGCTAGATCGTAATCTGTAAATTTGCGCAAAGAAAACTATTTGAATTATTAATAATTTATTTGTTTTTTATTTCATTATGTAACTATAAATTAATCTTCGTATTCGAGTTTCAGCTATTATTTTTTATCTGGAGCTATTAGTTTTTGATAATTATTTATTTTTGGCTATATGTTATATTGTGTCTCAATAATAATCTAGCAGGACCTTTAAAGAAAAATTAATATTTATTTATGCAAATCATAATAAATAGGTTTTGAAAAAAAATTTGCTTGATTTGCTTGATTTGATAAGCATAAAATGAATCTGTAAGCAATAAACTTACAGTTATTAATGTTTGTATAAGGAGAAATTCATGAACAAAACAAAATTAGTTTCAATGGTATGCGCTTTGATGGGCGTTGGTTCTTTTGCAGTAGCTGAAGCGGCTCCAGTAAATGATGTTAAAACTTATGATTTTAAAGCACCATTTAAGGACTATAATAATAAAATTGTTTTAAGTATTAATAATGTGGCATCTGGTAAAACAGTTGAATTTACAAGTAACTTTAAACCTAAAGCAGGTTGGGGTAATTGTTTTGGTACAACTGTTGATAATGTTAATTTTGATACTACTCAGAATACCAGTGGTGATTTTGTAACAAAAATGACATTAAAAGATGATACTGCATCATTTAACTTTAGCCAGTCATGTGACATCATGGGTACAGACTCTGGTAATGCAGTTGTGCTGCCAGGGGTAGTAGTTCCCATCGTAAGCAGTCTAAAAGTAGATGGTAAAGATCTAGATATTCAAAGACCGTGTGAAAACAATGTCTGTGAGGATCCAACTCCAGGATATACAAATGCTGCATACTACGCACAGTGGGCTGTCTGGGGTCGTAAATATAATCCGTATGATTTCAAATACGATAAGTTAAACACTATAATTTATGCGTTTATAGGGTTTGATAAAAATACTGGTAATATCAAAACATTAGATGCTTCAGCAGACTCATGGGGTCTGTCTGCAGCAGCTAGAGCAGCTAAAAAGTATCCATACTTAAAGTCATTCTTGTCGTTTGGTGGTTGGACTAATAATGGAATTACAACGGCTCCAATGTTTGAAAAGCTAGCTTCTAGTCAGCAAAGTATGCAAAACTTTGCAGATCAGTCGATTGAATTAATGCGTAAGCTTGGTTTTAATGGTATTGATATCGACTGGGAGTGGTGGTCAGATTATGGTAATGATGTGGCGCCAGCTAAGAAGATGTTGGCTTTCTTCAAAGTTCTTCGTACTGAATTGGACAAGGCAGGTAAAGCAGATGGTAAAAAATACTATCTTGCTATAGCTGTGAACGGTGCTAGAAGTCGTATCGAGGCAATGGAAAATCCGAGTAATCCAAATAGCGTATCAGATTTCTGGAAGCAAACTGGTGAGCTGATGGATGAAATCAATATTATGACTTATGACTATCAAGGTGGTTGGGGTACTGGTTTCCCTGCATACTTCCAAGCGTCAACTGATTTCCCTAGTAATACTCCGTATAGTAATAGAGTGTACTCAGCTGGAAAAGGTCCTACTGATGCTGTTGATAATGTTACTGATGTTGCAGCTGATGGAGTAACTCTAGATCAAGCTATTGGTAAAGAAGGTGGTTGGTCAATCAAAGGATCTGTAGATGCGTATATTGCAGCAGGTGTGCCAGCTAAGAAGTTAATTGTTGGTTTACCGTTATATGCTAGATCAATGACGGTTGATAGTGATGTTGATGGTGGTCTATTCCAGACTATTACAGCACCAGGTATTGGTGACTACGAAGCTGGTGTATTTGACTATAAATGTCTAGTGAATCCAGTAAATGATCCTGTAACAGGATGTGGTACAGCTAAGCCTGTTAGTGGTCTATCTAATCTTAAGTATTATGATATTAGTCATAATGTTGATGTATTTAACAAATATGGTAAAGTTGCTATGCAACCTTGGGCATATAGTCCATCAACTAAATCATTTATAACTTATGATGACGTATGGTCTGTAGGTGAAAAGACTAAATATACTAAGAGTAGAAATCTTGGTGGTACTATGTTCTGGCAAGCAGACAATGATTCTACAGATCCAAATAAATCATTAATAAATGCGGTTGCTAAGGTCTATGCATCAGACACAATTAATGTTTCGGTAACAGATATTACAGAAAACTCAGCGACAGTATCATGGAATAAACCAGAATTAGATGGTTCTATTAGATACAAGATAGTAGTTAATGGTGATGTGGTTGCTGAGAATATTACAGCCCTTAATTATGTACTGACTAATTTAGAAAAAGGAACAAGATATAATGTAGAGGTTATCGCAAATACATCTGCTACATCTAG is a window from the Francisella salimarina genome containing:
- a CDS encoding glycosyl hydrolase family 18 protein, encoding MNKTKLVSMVCALMGVGSFAVAEAAPVNDVKTYDFKAPFKDYNNKIVLSINNVASGKTVEFTSNFKPKAGWGNCFGTTVDNVNFDTTQNTSGDFVTKMTLKDDTASFNFSQSCDIMGTDSGNAVVLPGVVVPIVSSLKVDGKDLDIQRPCENNVCEDPTPGYTNAAYYAQWAVWGRKYNPYDFKYDKLNTIIYAFIGFDKNTGNIKTLDASADSWGLSAAARAAKKYPYLKSFLSFGGWTNNGITTAPMFEKLASSQQSMQNFADQSIELMRKLGFNGIDIDWEWWSDYGNDVAPAKKMLAFFKVLRTELDKAGKADGKKYYLAIAVNGARSRIEAMENPSNPNSVSDFWKQTGELMDEINIMTYDYQGGWGTGFPAYFQASTDFPSNTPYSNRVYSAGKGPTDAVDNVTDVAADGVTLDQAIGKEGGWSIKGSVDAYIAAGVPAKKLIVGLPLYARSMTVDSDVDGGLFQTITAPGIGDYEAGVFDYKCLVNPVNDPVTGCGTAKPVSGLSNLKYYDISHNVDVFNKYGKVAMQPWAYSPSTKSFITYDDVWSVGEKTKYTKSRNLGGTMFWQADNDSTDPNKSLINAVAKVYASDTINVSVTDITENSATVSWNKPELDGSIRYKIVVNGDVVAENITALNYVLTNLEKGTRYNVEVIANTSATSREDSLTFETVGAEPADDQNQDQNDDQNNNDDQNQDQGDDQNTDNGAANTWTADGVYNKGDKVVMNGVTYEAQWWTQGENPTQTGQWGVWRTVSGQTDNQDNNQSDDADQGNDQGNTDQGNTDTNQGNDNDNSSASGTWDATKVYNKGDKVTYNGVSYEAQWWTQGNKPSDGGAWKKPIVAGGAWESGVAYSGGQTVTYQGSTYKAKWWTQGDTPSNSNVWEKQ
- a CDS encoding glycine C-acetyltransferase; this encodes MNNNFYTNVNNKILEIKEAGTYKSERIIATPQEPVINLENGETLINFCANNYLGFANNPEIVSYAKNHIEECGYGMASVRFICGTNSVHKQLEKELSEFFEFEDTILYPSCFDANAGLFETLLTKEDAIISDSLNHASIIDGVRLCKAMRFRYNNNDMQDLESKLIEADQAGARFKMIATDGVFSMDGIIADLKSICDLADKYNAIVMVDDSHASGFVGKNGKGSIEHCDVMGRVDILTGTLGKGLGGASGGYICAKKEVVDLLKNLSRPYLFSNALAPIIAKTSIKALEITKNSNELREQLQANQQRFRSKMTAAGFDLIPGEHPIIPVMIYDEKKAAEFADKLLDYGIYVIAFSYPVVPKGKARIRTQMSAAHTFEQIDKAVDGFTKAAKELGII